In Nicotiana tabacum cultivar K326 chromosome 10, ASM71507v2, whole genome shotgun sequence, the DNA window AGGTAACATGCCTAATGAAGTGTTATGCATTTGTGTAGTTGAGTTTCCTCCTGAGTTGGTCATTTGAACATTTTGCAGATTTTCTGTCCAGCCCTGATTGACAATTTTTGGTGGCTGACTCTAGACCATAGTTTCAGACTACACATTGTAGGCAGTATATGATTACCATTTTTCTTTCTTGACCTGAAGCCTGATGGATATCCTACTATTTTGTAGTAGTTTTTCCTGCTATGGCCTTTTATTTTGCACACCTCACAATACAGATTGAAATTTTTCCTTATCTTATGATAATTTCCTCCATTTCTAGTATACATAGACACATCATATTGTCTTGTGGTAGTAGTAGGATTTGCCCCTAATAGTCCTGAACTTGCTGCAAAAGATTTTTGACTTTCATCACTAATAACCATAGCATATGCTTGGCTGACAGAAGGCATAGGACTcattagtagaatttggcttCTTGCTTGACTGTAAGAGTGATTAAGCCTCATCAAGAATTGGAACAGCTTAAGTTTTTGCAAATGAATCACAAAATCTTTTGACTTTGGGCAATCATATGTTGGTGTAGGAACTAAGGCTTCAAACTCTTCCCACAAgtctttaagttttgaaaaatatacaGAAACTGAAGCAGTTCCTTAGCTTAGAGTGACAGTTTCTTTATGTAGATTATATGATCTAGAGCCATCTATTTTATCAAATCTATCATGTAGACCATTCCACATTACTTGTCACTTGAGGCATACATTATACCTCCAAGAAGACTAGTGGATACAGAATTCATTACCAAGACAATACTATAGCATGTACTCGTTCCCAATGATTCCACAAGGTTTCTGGAAAATTTTCTTTGGAACAAGTTCTATGAACCAATCCCAATTTATTTCTTCCTAACAAGTCCATTCTCATATATCTATACCATAGAGAGTAGTTTTCGATATATGTTAGTTGAAATAAGATAATTTGGATTCCACTCATATCAGATGGACTCAAGAATAAAGGATAAttgtagtcaaatttggggcAGGACCTAGCATAGCTCCTCCTAATTGATTTACAGTAGAATTGATCGGATTTTCTGGTATGGATTCTTCAATCACCATTGCTCAGAATCtttgattgaattgttagatTGTAAAGACTATTTCTCAAATTGCAGAATTGTATGATCGAGTTTCAAGCTCTTAGAGGCTtggtgctctgataccatgaaccGATCTTGGGTTTCTTACCCAGATGAAGaatagagagagggagagagagagatgcTAGATCCAgttttaatgatgcaaataatataCATATGCAGAAAATTAATTACAAGAAATCAAGAAGATACTACAAGATCGCTGAAGTCAATCTTGATGCCTAAGGAAGAACTTGCAAATCTGGATAACTAAGGAAAGAAGTCAATCAGCAAATCAATCAGTAAAGAGTAACGACCAGCTGCGATGGAGAGAATCAAGCAAGCCTAAACTTAAGGCATGAATCAAGGCCAACATCCCGGAAGATCGAAGATCCTGTAAAGATTGATACGCGACTAATTTCGGAAGAACCAACAATCAAGGAGCAAGTCTTCACTATATACATCTGCTGAAAGAAGGAAATCAAGGAAAAGCAACGGCTATCtatcttattcttggaaagaaacaatctctttccaaggatcaaatctcttgggttgtcaaGCCTCGACCTTCATCAAAGTATTTATACCCAGCCTTAACCTTAGCCAGACATACTCTGATCGAACCAAAAATCCCTCTCTTTGTTCTAATTCAAACAAACATTGTAGTTCACTAAGATCTGCTGTGTAACAAgtcagagaaaaaaaaagagtataaCACTGTTGAAGCATTGTACCAAAAAGAAATGAGTGCTAGAAAAACTGTGTTGTCAATTCATTTCAACTGTACTCGGAGAAACACATTTACTAAAGAtaactcccttgcaacccaaggggactggactaggattcacattgaatccaaACCAGTATAAAATCCCGGTGTCTTTAATTCTTGCATTTACTTTTTGCATCTTACTTTCTGTCATTATAAATATTAAGTTATTATATCTAGTCGATTACTCGATTAACTAGTCAACTAATAAGCGATTAAGTTTAAATATTTACAATTCACCCccccttgtactttcaattggtattagagcaaggCTTATATTTTACTTTTGCTTAACAGCTTGTGAGAAAAGATTATGGCAAATCAAGTTATCATAGGAGCTCTCTTTTAGGAAGGAACTTCACAAGTTAGACCACCATACTTTAATGGATAATATTTCTCCTATTGGAATGTGCGAATGGAGATCTTTGCCAAAGCTTATGACGTCAAAGTCTGGAAAGtcatcaaaaagggaaactaTCCCTTACCAGCTGTCACTCCACTATTTGCTGATCCTGAAGATATAGATTCATATACAAAAGAGCAAATGGAAGTGGTACAGGTTAACAACAAAGCTAGAAATCTACTTCATAACGCTATAAGTGGTGAAGAATATGAGAAAATCTCAAGTTGTGACACAGCTAAAGAAATGTGGGACAAGCTTGAGGTCACTTATGAAGGAACAACAAAGTAAAGGAAACACATATCAACATGCTGGTCCATGATTACGAACTCTTCTCAATGAAAGAAGTAGAATCTATTGAAGAGATGTTTGTcaggtttagcaaaataattagtGATCTAAAGGCATTTAGCAAGCCTTACACCAGTGGTGATCTAGTTAGAAAAATTCTCAAGAGTTTGCCAACCACTTGGCAGACCAAAGTAGTCATATTAGAATCTCAAGATCTAAACAAATTATCCTATAATGATCTACGAGGAGAACTCATTGCTTTTGAAAAGACGCATCTCAAGAAGACCAATcaagaataaaaaaagaaaatagttgcATTCAAAACTTCTATTGAAATAGCTGAAAACAAAATTGATGATGATCCTGAAGCTTTGCAAGAAGAGATTGTTATGCTATCAAAAAACATGGATGGATTGATAAGAAGATACAGGaacacaaagaaaggaagaattcTACCAAGATGATCCAGGCAATACAACAAACAGGATAAAAATGATGGAAAGTGCTATGAATGTGGAAGATTTGGGCATATTCAAGCTGAGTGCCCAAAACCTGAAGAGGAAGATCTCTAGAGGCTTCAACAAGAATAAATCCTTCGAAAGCTGGAGCGATGAGGATAATTCAGACCATGAAGAGATAGCAATCTCTACTTCATGACAATTCTGGAAAACGAAATGAACAAATCCTCAGGATGCTGGATAGACGAGGACATTTCAGATGACAAAAGAAAACTGTTTCATGGCACGAGGTGAAACCAGTGAGGTAAGATCTTATAACTATGAAAGATGCAATGAATTACAAGATATTCTTGATTTAACTTTAAAAAAGTCTCAAAAATGATGAATGAGCTTAAGAAACTCACTAAGGAAGTTAAAGACTGGAAACTCAAACATGAAGTATGTGAAATCGAAAAGGAAGTACTTCAAGAAGAGTTTGAGGAATTACAAATGCAACTCAATGGCATGTGCAAGTCCACCAGTCACATTTCTGTTAGGTCAAACCAGACGACTTATAGGTTAACTAGAAAAAGACCAACCAGAACCAAGTCGACTAGTATTAACACTAATGAAAGACCTAAAAATAGGTCAGAAGTTATGTGTCATTCTGTAACAAAAGTTGGCATAAATATTCTTTTTGTCGTTTTCGTAAAACAAACGTTTCAGGATGGGTTTGGAAACCAAAAAATTCTGAACCTGGTAACACTAACCCTCCAAGACCCAggcaagcttgggtacctaaaagaaagtAATCATCTTGTTTCGCAGGAACACCACAGAATGAGCcgcaaaggaaaatggtatct includes these proteins:
- the LOC142164833 gene encoding uncharacterized protein LOC142164833; translated protein: MEIFAKAYDVKVWKVIKKGNYPLPAVTPLFADPEDIDSYTKEQMEVVQVNNKARNLLHNAISGEEYEKISSCDTAKEMWDKLEVTYEGTTKFSKIISDLKAFSKPYTSGDLVRKILKSLPTTWQTKVVILESQDLNKLSYNDLRGELIAFEKTHLKKTNQE